In uncultured Bacteroides sp., the following proteins share a genomic window:
- a CDS encoding glycosyltransferase family A protein, with product MNWYSKYISIFEKPLEEVSENTIKEIQEKLELKQQDNPLVSVVAIAHNEESRILSCLWSLSENICDFPIEILVINNNSTDRTTEVLNLSGVKWFDEPKKGPGHARQCGLDHAQGKYYICIDADTLYPPHYIQTIVDQLRKPGVSCAFSLWSFMPDKQHSKLSLFFYEFLRDVYLLIQSIKRPELCVRGMVFGFNTEMGRKVGFRTDIIRGEDGSLAYALKEYGKLVFITNRKARALTSNSTLNADGSFFKSFANRFVKALKNATNLFSKKNNYKDEDSNLIK from the coding sequence ATGAACTGGTATTCAAAATACATATCAATCTTTGAAAAGCCTCTGGAAGAGGTTTCAGAGAATACGATAAAAGAAATTCAGGAGAAATTAGAGCTAAAGCAACAAGATAATCCTCTTGTTTCAGTAGTTGCAATTGCCCACAACGAAGAAAGCAGAATTCTAAGTTGTTTGTGGTCTTTGAGTGAAAACATCTGTGATTTTCCTATTGAAATTCTTGTGATAAACAACAACTCCACAGACAGAACAACTGAAGTATTAAACTTATCTGGTGTAAAATGGTTTGATGAACCAAAGAAAGGTCCCGGGCATGCCCGCCAATGTGGATTAGATCATGCTCAGGGAAAATATTATATTTGTATTGATGCAGATACGCTTTATCCTCCACACTACATTCAAACAATTGTAGATCAATTAAGAAAGCCAGGAGTATCTTGTGCATTCTCATTATGGAGTTTTATGCCGGATAAACAACATTCAAAACTCAGTCTGTTTTTCTATGAATTTCTGAGAGATGTATATCTACTAATACAGTCAATAAAACGACCTGAGTTATGTGTAAGAGGTATGGTTTTTGGATTTAATACAGAAATGGGACGTAAAGTAGGATTCAGAACGGATATAATCCGAGGTGAAGACGGATCTTTAGCTTATGCATTAAAAGAATATGGAAAATTAGTATTCATCACCAACAGAAAAGCAAGGGCTCTTACTAGTAATAGTACATTAAATGCTGATGGATCTTTTTTCAAAAGTTTTGCGAATAGGTTTGTTAAAGCATTAAAAAACGCAACCAATCTATTTTCAAAAAAGAACAATTATAAGGATGAAGACTCAAATCTCATCAAATAA
- a CDS encoding glycosyltransferase family 4 protein, whose translation MKIVYLYTGLLTLGGADRVITEKANYFADNLGYEVYIITDSQNNKPPIFPLSPKVKHIDLNILFGQQYEHSIIIRGVFYFKLMRIYRKKLTKILNEIQPDFTISVLGRDSDFITKLPDKSFKIGEAHISKRFMRNYHLMEKKNLLYRIVCKIWKKKLYKCIKELSAFVVLTKEDADNWKEIRKSIVIPNSLPFYSNLSSPCTNKEIISVGRLDEQKGYDLLINVWKIVVKKHPDWSIHIYGNGELKDILKEQIRINKIEKSFILEGTVPNIEDKYMESSFYVMSSRFEGFGMVLIEAMSCGLPCVSFDCPNGPKDIINDGIDGLLVENGNIDQLAEKICYMIEHPEEIKRMGAAAKVNIKRYNPDIIMQKWVQLFKSLKNPQI comes from the coding sequence ATGAAAATTGTTTATCTATATACTGGGTTACTGACATTAGGTGGAGCTGATCGGGTAATCACTGAAAAAGCAAATTATTTTGCTGATAATTTAGGATATGAAGTTTACATAATTACAGATTCTCAAAACAATAAGCCACCAATATTTCCACTTTCACCGAAAGTCAAACATATTGATCTAAATATTTTATTTGGGCAACAATATGAGCATTCAATAATAATAAGAGGTGTTTTTTATTTCAAATTAATGCGCATTTATCGCAAAAAGCTAACTAAAATATTAAACGAAATTCAACCAGATTTTACTATTAGCGTTTTAGGTAGAGACTCTGATTTTATAACAAAACTACCGGACAAAAGCTTTAAAATAGGTGAAGCACATATTTCAAAACGATTTATGCGAAATTATCACCTAATGGAAAAAAAAAATTTACTATACCGTATTGTTTGTAAAATATGGAAAAAAAAACTTTATAAATGCATAAAAGAATTATCCGCATTCGTTGTTTTAACAAAAGAAGATGCAGATAATTGGAAAGAGATAAGAAAATCAATAGTCATTCCAAATTCTTTACCATTTTATAGTAACTTGAGCAGTCCATGCACAAATAAAGAAATAATAAGTGTTGGACGTTTAGATGAACAAAAGGGATATGATCTTTTAATTAATGTATGGAAAATTGTTGTTAAGAAACATCCCGATTGGAGCATTCATATTTATGGGAATGGAGAATTAAAAGACATACTAAAAGAACAAATACGAATTAATAAAATAGAGAAGAGTTTTATCCTTGAAGGTACTGTTCCCAATATTGAAGATAAATATATGGAAAGCTCATTTTATGTGATGAGTTCTCGTTTTGAGGGTTTTGGCATGGTACTTATTGAAGCCATGTCCTGCGGATTGCCATGTGTTTCTTTCGATTGTCCTAATGGACCTAAAGATATCATCAATGATGGAATTGACGGTCTCTTGGTTGAAAATGGAAATATTGATCAATTGGCTGAAAAAATTTGCTATATGATAGAGCACCCTGAAGAAATAAAAAGAATGGGAGCTGCTGCCAAAGTTAATATAAAACGTTACAATCCGGATATAATTATGCAAAAATGGGTACAGCTCTTCAAATCACTAAAAAATCCCCAAATATAA
- a CDS encoding glycosyltransferase: MKPINVLEVIRQGQIGGGESHLLDLVSGFDNTVNPVVLAFTPGQMIDAFRTHGVKCYVIETSHPFDIRIIKQIRELIKKEQIQIIHAHGSRAASNVALIAKMMKMPLVYTVHGWSFHQDQSALISYLRARSEKIICNLSNQVICVSGSNQQTGIQTFGLKRSVVIENGINLSRFNPNNSFKEIRKEFDFDMSDFIVGFIGRITLQKDPINFIKSIAIANKQDPKIKGLLVGEGDMKDEAMAYIKENSLEDVIRTSNFRNDIPDLLNAIDVFCLPSLWEGLSIALLEAMAMGKALVVTPTDGTKEVIVDKVNGLIAQYNNPNNLAERYLTYFKDSILKEKCEKEAKALIEKRFDSKLVSERVTEVYKSFIQD; encoded by the coding sequence ATGAAACCAATAAACGTTTTAGAGGTTATAAGGCAGGGACAAATCGGTGGAGGAGAATCTCATCTACTTGATTTGGTTTCGGGCTTTGATAATACAGTTAATCCTGTTGTACTGGCATTTACTCCTGGACAGATGATTGATGCATTCAGAACTCATGGGGTGAAATGTTATGTGATAGAAACCAGCCATCCTTTTGACATTCGAATAATCAAACAAATCCGTGAATTAATAAAAAAAGAACAGATTCAGATTATTCATGCACATGGAAGCAGAGCTGCTTCTAATGTGGCATTGATTGCAAAAATGATGAAAATGCCGTTGGTATATACAGTTCACGGATGGAGCTTTCATCAGGATCAATCAGCATTAATAAGCTATTTAAGAGCAAGAAGCGAGAAAATAATCTGTAACCTGAGCAATCAGGTTATTTGTGTTTCTGGAAGTAATCAACAGACCGGGATTCAAACGTTTGGACTAAAGAGGTCTGTAGTGATTGAAAATGGGATTAATCTTTCACGGTTTAATCCAAACAATTCTTTCAAGGAGATCAGAAAGGAGTTTGATTTTGATATGAGTGATTTTATTGTGGGTTTTATAGGGCGAATTACATTGCAAAAAGATCCGATAAATTTCATAAAGAGCATTGCCATAGCTAATAAGCAAGATCCTAAAATAAAAGGGCTATTAGTTGGCGAAGGGGACATGAAGGACGAGGCAATGGCTTATATAAAAGAGAATTCTTTAGAAGATGTAATCCGTACTTCAAATTTCAGGAATGATATTCCTGATTTACTAAACGCCATTGATGTTTTTTGTTTACCTAGTTTATGGGAAGGTCTTTCAATAGCACTATTGGAAGCGATGGCAATGGGAAAAGCGTTAGTTGTAACTCCTACTGACGGAACCAAAGAGGTTATTGTTGATAAAGTAAATGGATTGATTGCTCAATATAACAATCCTAATAATCTTGCAGAAAGATATTTAACCTATTTCAAAGATTCTATACTAAAAGAAAAATGTGAGAAAGAAGCTAAAGCACTGATTGAGAAACGATTTGATAGTAAACTGGTTTCTGAAAGAGTTACTGAAGTATATAAATCATTCATTCAAGACTAA
- a CDS encoding glycosyltransferase family 2 protein has protein sequence MYKVTIAIPVYNTQEYIKDSFLSALNQTFDNIEFLIIDDRGNDDSMSIVRELMNSHERGKNIRIITHKKNMGLANVRNTALIEATGDYLFFLDSDDTISEACIEFLYDKITKYPVDFVAASFQVMNVEEQILRKCVYPDLIIEGENKIAEYQYKNLKKESIDNFSWNKLYNLSFLKDNNINYIPGSLYEDSYFSFNLILKAKSCILTSKIFYNYKIRPYSIMQNNNRKSIPVKEIEGHLLYLDYYKKESLKYKLYPFYEDMLTQIMVICFDKISVLIDKRKVISENVSKKRINEILTYPIYFKEIYKFKHQKKINLLLFTFSKLPFSIKVIFLKLYFKLLRFYRKIR, from the coding sequence ATGTATAAAGTAACTATAGCAATTCCCGTATATAATACGCAAGAATATATAAAAGATTCATTTTTAAGTGCACTCAATCAAACATTTGATAATATTGAATTTCTAATTATAGATGATAGAGGGAATGATGACAGTATGAGCATAGTACGTGAGTTGATGAATTCACATGAAAGAGGGAAGAATATACGAATAATTACTCATAAAAAGAATATGGGGCTTGCAAACGTTCGAAATACTGCTTTAATAGAAGCTACGGGCGATTATCTCTTTTTTTTGGATAGTGATGATACTATTTCTGAAGCTTGTATAGAATTTCTTTATGACAAAATAACAAAGTATCCAGTCGATTTTGTTGCTGCATCTTTTCAAGTTATGAATGTAGAAGAACAAATTTTAAGAAAATGTGTCTATCCTGACCTTATAATTGAAGGTGAAAATAAAATTGCAGAATATCAATACAAAAATTTAAAAAAAGAATCTATTGATAACTTTAGTTGGAACAAATTATATAATTTATCTTTTCTTAAGGATAATAATATAAATTACATTCCAGGATCATTATATGAAGATTCATATTTTTCATTTAATTTAATTCTTAAAGCTAAATCTTGTATATTAACGTCTAAAATATTCTACAACTATAAAATAAGACCTTATTCAATAATGCAAAATAATAATAGAAAATCTATTCCTGTTAAAGAAATTGAAGGACATTTACTTTACCTGGATTACTATAAAAAAGAATCTCTCAAATATAAGCTCTATCCATTCTATGAAGACATGCTCACTCAAATTATGGTAATTTGCTTTGATAAAATATCCGTATTAATAGATAAGAGAAAGGTTATTTCTGAAAATGTATCTAAGAAAAGGATAAATGAAATATTGACATACCCTATTTATTTTAAAGAAATATATAAATTTAAACATCAAAAAAAGATAAATCTTTTACTGTTTACTTTTAGTAAACTTCCATTTTCTATTAAAGTTATTTTTCTTAAATTATATTTTAAACTTCTTCGATTTTACAGAAAAATTAGATGA
- a CDS encoding glycosyltransferase family 4 protein gives MKKIVYCIPSLYIPGGMERVLTIKANYLADVLGYDIYIILTDGKDKKPYYALSPNIHIIQLDIDFEILWKSSLHKKIIIYLKKQYLYKKALKDILQKIKPDITISMLRREINFINSIKDGSIKIGEIHVNRDNFRDINNRENSSIIKKYIEKYWTWQLIKKLKLLSSFIVLTNEDKEKWKELNNVTVIPNPLPFFPESISECDSKKVIAVGRYVNQKGFDLLIDAWCIVTLKHPDWTLNIYGGGERKPYINQVQSARISNTCKLEESTVNIIEKYQESSIFVLSSRFEGFGMVITEAMSCGLPVVSFACPCGPRDIIRNGIDGILVDKEDVEKMAESICYLIENENIRKEMGRKARINIEKFKIEYIGKQWDLLFKELTNKKF, from the coding sequence ATGAAAAAAATAGTATACTGCATACCATCTCTTTACATTCCTGGTGGAATGGAAAGAGTATTAACCATTAAAGCTAATTATCTTGCAGATGTGTTAGGATATGATATTTACATTATTCTTACTGATGGCAAGGACAAAAAGCCTTATTATGCTCTCTCACCTAACATACATATAATACAACTTGATATAGATTTTGAAATTTTATGGAAATCATCATTGCATAAAAAAATTATCATTTATCTCAAAAAGCAATATCTATACAAAAAAGCATTAAAAGACATATTGCAAAAAATAAAACCAGATATTACTATTTCTATGCTACGCCGAGAAATTAATTTTATTAATTCAATTAAAGATGGCAGTATAAAAATAGGCGAAATACACGTTAACAGAGATAATTTCAGAGATATAAACAACAGGGAGAATAGTTCAATTATAAAAAAATATATTGAAAAATATTGGACCTGGCAATTAATAAAAAAGTTAAAACTGCTATCTTCTTTTATTGTTCTAACAAATGAAGATAAAGAAAAATGGAAAGAGCTTAATAATGTAACAGTAATCCCAAATCCTTTGCCTTTTTTTCCAGAATCAATATCAGAATGTGATTCAAAAAAAGTAATAGCAGTAGGTCGTTATGTTAATCAAAAAGGTTTTGATCTTTTAATAGATGCATGGTGTATTGTAACTCTAAAACATCCTGATTGGACATTAAATATATATGGAGGAGGTGAAAGAAAACCATATATAAACCAGGTACAAAGTGCAAGAATTAGTAACACATGCAAATTAGAAGAATCAACCGTTAATATAATTGAAAAATATCAGGAAAGCTCCATTTTTGTTCTTAGCTCTCGTTTCGAAGGTTTTGGAATGGTCATTACAGAGGCTATGTCTTGTGGTCTTCCTGTAGTTTCTTTTGCCTGTCCATGTGGCCCTCGTGACATTATTAGAAATGGAATAGACGGCATATTAGTTGATAAAGAAGATGTTGAGAAAATGGCTGAAAGCATATGTTATCTCATTGAAAATGAGAATATAAGAAAAGAAATGGGACGAAAGGCCAGAATTAATATTGAGAAATTTAAAATAGAATATATCGGAAAACAATGGGATTTGCTTTTTAAAGAATTAACAAATAAGAAGTTTTAA
- a CDS encoding glycosyltransferase family 4 protein — translation MATKLLYIIGGVWNGTGMERVLITKANYMSSIGYDVYILLTEDGKGTPFFEISPKIQICNVYLNFDHLDNYPIYKKIPAYIIKQKKYKKELTKILFQIKPDITISALRREINFINEINDGSKKVGEFHFSKVNYRTINKKYLPSFINKMISKRWMNQLIKEIKKLSSFVVLTNEDKENWNELDNVQVICNPLSFFTEKTSSCINKKIITVGSYNYVKGYDRLIDAWEIVAKKHPDWELHIYGGGNRDNFIKKIQEKKLETSFFCHKAENNIQDKYIESSIFVLSSRYEGMPMVLLEAMSCGLPPVSFACPCGPRDIIQNQIDGLLVENGNIQELADKICYLIENENIRKEMGEKARTNIERYKIENIGLQWIALFDKLINKE, via the coding sequence ATGGCAACAAAATTACTATATATTATTGGTGGAGTATGGAATGGAACTGGCATGGAAAGAGTACTTATTACGAAAGCAAACTACATGTCTAGCATAGGATACGATGTATATATATTATTGACTGAGGATGGAAAAGGAACACCTTTTTTTGAAATATCACCTAAAATTCAGATCTGTAATGTCTATCTAAATTTTGATCATTTAGATAATTACCCCATATATAAGAAAATACCGGCTTACATCATAAAGCAAAAAAAGTATAAAAAAGAACTAACAAAAATTCTTTTTCAGATAAAACCAGACATAACGATTTCTGCTTTAAGAAGAGAAATTAATTTTATTAATGAAATTAATGATGGAAGTAAAAAAGTTGGAGAATTCCATTTTAGCAAAGTGAATTACCGCACAATAAACAAAAAATATTTGCCTAGTTTTATTAATAAAATGATTAGCAAAAGATGGATGAATCAACTCATTAAAGAGATTAAAAAACTATCTAGTTTTGTTGTTTTAACAAATGAAGACAAAGAAAATTGGAATGAATTAGATAATGTACAAGTTATATGTAACCCATTATCATTTTTCACTGAAAAAACTTCGTCCTGCATTAATAAAAAAATTATAACTGTTGGTAGTTATAACTATGTAAAAGGTTATGATAGATTAATAGATGCTTGGGAGATTGTAGCTAAAAAACATCCAGATTGGGAACTGCATATCTATGGAGGTGGTAACAGAGATAATTTTATAAAAAAGATTCAGGAAAAGAAATTAGAAACTTCTTTTTTTTGTCACAAAGCAGAAAATAATATACAAGATAAATATATAGAAAGTTCCATTTTTGTTCTCAGCTCTCGGTACGAAGGAATGCCCATGGTACTTTTAGAAGCTATGTCATGTGGTTTACCTCCTGTATCATTTGCATGTCCATGTGGACCTAGAGATATTATACAAAACCAAATTGATGGATTATTGGTTGAAAACGGTAATATTCAAGAATTAGCAGACAAAATTTGTTATCTTATAGAAAACGAAAATATTAGAAAAGAGATGGGAGAAAAAGCCAGGACTAATATTGAACGTTATAAAATTGAAAATATTGGTTTACAATGGATAGCACTATTTGATAAATTAATAAATAAAGAATAA